Genomic DNA from Ilyobacter polytropus DSM 2926:
ATTAGACGGACAGACAGCTAGAAGACTAGAAGCATATAGTGAATTTGGAAAGGAGTTCGATTCTTTTTGTGACGCCATTTCTTTTGGACTGGCACCTAGTATACTGGCTTACTCACTTTTAAACATTTATTCAACTATAACTCATATAATCATACCAATTTCTTTTATATACGCTTTATGTGGAGTTATGAGACTAGTAAAATTCAATATTGTTACAACTGCATCAGATGAAAAAGATGATTTTAGCGGTATGCCTATTCCTACGGGGGCTGCCATAGTTTGTTCTTATTATCTTTTCAGTCATTATTTATTTGGAAAGCTTATGTATATAGAAATTTTTCAGATTGTTACAATTATATCTGCAATATTAATGGTAAGCACTATACCATTTAAAACTCCCGATAAAACTTTTAAGTTTATTCCAAAAAAACTTAGAATACCTTGCTTTATCGGTGTTATTATTACTATAAAATATGCCCTCTTTGTTGTTACTTTTACTTATGTTATGATAAATTTATTTAATCATATGCAGAGCATAAATTCCGCTGAAAATTAAATAAGAGCCGAGAGGCTCTTTTAATTTGATTCAGCTAAAATTATAAGTTGTTTTTCATTCATTTATTTTAATATCCATAATATTTTTCATTCTTGATACAGTTTATTCTTTATGTTATAATCTAGCAAACACTGTAAAGTTGAATTTCACAAGGAGTGGACAAATTATGCCAAATAGTAACATCAGCGACATTATGAAAAATTTGCGTCACAAAAAACTAGAGCTTTATTTTTTCGGGGCTCTTGTTGGGCTGTTTACGGGCATGGTTGTAGTATTTTATCGTTTAGCCTTAAATTATGCAAGTGAACTCCACGAAATTTCTTTTAACGCCTTGAGTGAAAACCTTTCACCGGGAAACATTTTTATCACCATATTATTACTGATTCTTTTCTCACTGATCTTAGGCTATATAAACACCTATGTCCCAATGGCCAAGGGAAGTGGAATACCGCAGGTAAAAGGGGTTCTGGTAAGACAACTAAGCTTTGACTGGTTGAAGGAACTTATTGCAAAGTTCTTTGGAGGAGTTGTAGCCATAGGAACCGGGATGTCCTTAGGAAGAGAGGGACCATCAGTACATTTAGGGGCAGAGATAGGAAAAGGTTTTTTCAAAGTTTTCAAAAGAGAGGATCCAGAAAGAAAATATCTTGTATCATGCGGTGCCAGTGCAGGACTTGCTGCGGCATTTAACGCTCCCTTAGCTGGGGCTATATTTTCAATAGAAGAGCTTCACAAATTTATGTCTCCTCTTCTTATTACATGCGTACTTATATCGTCAGTTGTAAGTGATTTTGTATCAAAGTATTTTTTTGGTTTAGAACCCTCCTTTACAATAAAGGTAGAAAGTGGTTTTGGACTTCACGACTATCATCTTATTATCATTTTTGCACTGATAGTAACAATAATTGGAAAATTATTTGGTGACTGGTTAGTAAAATTTCAGGAGATATTTGCCAAAATTCCTCTGCCACCAATTATTAAACCAATAGTAATAATTTTTATAGTATTTATGGTCGGAATTTTCTTTAGAGACGTTACAGGAGGGGGGCACCATTTAGCAGAAGAAATTATAAATCACCCTTTTTCCTATAAAACACTTTTTTTACTTTTAGCACTCAAGTTTTTATTTACTCTTATATGTTACTCTTCAGGAGCTCCTGGCGGTATATTTCTTCCCATACTGGTTATAGGGGCTATAAGTGGTAAAATATATGGAATGCTCATGGTGGATTATTTCGGTTATCAGGAAAGTTATGTGATTTATTTTATAATTTTAGGAATGGCTTCTTTACTCACAGCTGTTGTAAAAGCTCCTATTACAGGAACAATACTTATACTTGAAATGACTGGTTCATTCGAACACTTTTTTCCACTGATAACAGTTACAATGGTTACATTCTTAATAACAGAAATTCTGGAAATGATTCCGATATATGATACTCTCCTTGAACGGATGCTTGAAAATCATGAGATTGAAGAGGGAGATATCCATAATAAACTCACCATACGAATACCTGTAGGTCCAGATTCATATTTTGAAAACAAAAAAATATGTGAAGTCACCTGGCCCAACGACTGCCTTATTGTCGGTATTAAAAGAGGAGAAAAAGAGATTATCCCAAAAGGAAAGCATAGTATTATGAGCGGAGATGTGCTTATAATTCTTACCAACGAATCTACAGCTAAGGTTATAAAATTAGATCTTTTGAAAAAAGCACAAGAAGTTATATTATAAAAACAGGCTGAAAAAATCAGCCTGTTTTTTTCTATTCCTATATTTAAATTCTTCTCATTTCACCCCTAAAAGAGCTCAGATAAGAGGTAAGAGGAACTGCAACAAGTATTCCGATACTACCAGATAGGGATCTTAAGACTTCTACAGCCATAAATTCAAAATTTAATATTCTTATAATAGGATACTCTGTTCTTTGCATAACAATGAGCATTACCGTAAATAAGGAGCTGCCTATATAAGCCAATATCAGAGTGTTCACCATAGTTCCGATTATATCGCTTCCTATATTCATTCCCGACTTAAATATCTCCATTGGATGAAGATCAGGATTTTTTTGTTTTATCTCATCTAGTGCAGAAGAGATAGACACTGCCACATCCATAACCGCTCCCATACTTCCCAAAATAACTCCAGCAGAGACCAGCTCTCTGACCTTTATTCCTACTAACATTGGAGCATAATTTAAAGCATCAATATCACTATAACCGGTAATCCCCATTTTGATGCTGAATATATAGGATAAAATACCTGCAAAGGCCACTCCCCCTATACTCCCTGCCATAGCCACCTTTCCTTTATGATTAAATCCAGATATAAGGAATATGGTGACAAGAGATGCAAAAAATGCCATTATTACAGATAATAAAATCGGAGAATATCCATATATCACCCCTGGAAGAAAGAACTTAAATATTCCTGCAACTGTAATTCCTAGAGCCAAAATTGCTTTTAGACCTTTGAACCTAGACAAGATAAAAGTAAGTACTATAAACAGACCACCCAATAAAAGCATGTTGTTACGTTTATCAATATCAGAGATATAATAGACATTTTTCCCGTCATCGGCTATCTCTGTGTAAAGAACCACATCCATCCCCTCTTTTAACGGAATATTAAATGCAGATTCACGGTAAATTGGAAAATCCACCTCTATAACCTTCCCAGAATCTATCCCATCCTCTATGATAACATTATACACGTCAACCTTTACAACCTCGTCTTCAAACTCCTGAGGCTCATAGGATCGAACCTTTTGGGTAACTCTTCCCTTGATATAGTTATCTTTCTGATCTGAAAAAGAGATGGCAGAAAGTACAAAGATAAAAAGTAGAACAAAAATCTTTTTCATATAACCCCCCCTGTATTTTTTCCCCTAATTTTAACACAAACACCTTTTGGTTACAAACAGTAAAAAAAGGGGAGTTATCCCCTTATAAAAGCTTTTGCTTTTTCAACTATACTCTTACTGTCTAGTTTGTATTCCTCTAGCAGTTCATCTGCTTTTCCAGACTGCCCGAATCTGTTTTCCACACCTATTATTTTAACCGGGACTGGATACTCTGCGGATAAAACTTCACATACAGCTCCCCCTAATCCACCTATAACCTGATGCTCCTCAAGGGTCATTATCTTCCCGGTTTCTTTAGCACATTTTATCAGCAGGTCTCTATCTATAGGTTTTATACTTGACATGTTGACCACCCTAGCCTCTATACCATCAGATGCCAAAACTTCCGCAGCCTCTAAGGCCTTAGATACCATTAGACCAGTACCTACCAAGGTGACGTCATTTCCCTCTCGCAGTATTTCACCTTTTCCTATCTCAAAAGTTTTCTCTGGATCTGTTATAACT
This window encodes:
- the pssA gene encoding CDP-diacylglycerol--serine O-phosphatidyltransferase — protein: MNRIERKYLAPNAITAANMLLGYISITMSIKGNFTQAAWFIVLAMVCDGLDGQTARRLEAYSEFGKEFDSFCDAISFGLAPSILAYSLLNIYSTITHIIIPISFIYALCGVMRLVKFNIVTTASDEKDDFSGMPIPTGAAIVCSYYLFSHYLFGKLMYIEIFQIVTIISAILMVSTIPFKTPDKTFKFIPKKLRIPCFIGVIITIKYALFVVTFTYVMINLFNHMQSINSAEN
- a CDS encoding ClC family H(+)/Cl(-) exchange transporter — translated: MPNSNISDIMKNLRHKKLELYFFGALVGLFTGMVVVFYRLALNYASELHEISFNALSENLSPGNIFITILLLILFSLILGYINTYVPMAKGSGIPQVKGVLVRQLSFDWLKELIAKFFGGVVAIGTGMSLGREGPSVHLGAEIGKGFFKVFKREDPERKYLVSCGASAGLAAAFNAPLAGAIFSIEELHKFMSPLLITCVLISSVVSDFVSKYFFGLEPSFTIKVESGFGLHDYHLIIIFALIVTIIGKLFGDWLVKFQEIFAKIPLPPIIKPIVIIFIVFMVGIFFRDVTGGGHHLAEEIINHPFSYKTLFLLLALKFLFTLICYSSGAPGGIFLPILVIGAISGKIYGMLMVDYFGYQESYVIYFIILGMASLLTAVVKAPITGTILILEMTGSFEHFFPLITVTMVTFLITEILEMIPIYDTLLERMLENHEIEEGDIHNKLTIRIPVGPDSYFENKKICEVTWPNDCLIVGIKRGEKEIIPKGKHSIMSGDVLIILTNESTAKVIKLDLLKKAQEVIL
- a CDS encoding YibE/F family protein, translated to MKKIFVLLFIFVLSAISFSDQKDNYIKGRVTQKVRSYEPQEFEDEVVKVDVYNVIIEDGIDSGKVIEVDFPIYRESAFNIPLKEGMDVVLYTEIADDGKNVYYISDIDKRNNMLLLGGLFIVLTFILSRFKGLKAILALGITVAGIFKFFLPGVIYGYSPILLSVIMAFFASLVTIFLISGFNHKGKVAMAGSIGGVAFAGILSYIFSIKMGITGYSDIDALNYAPMLVGIKVRELVSAGVILGSMGAVMDVAVSISSALDEIKQKNPDLHPMEIFKSGMNIGSDIIGTMVNTLILAYIGSSLFTVMLIVMQRTEYPIIRILNFEFMAVEVLRSLSGSIGILVAVPLTSYLSSFRGEMRRI